In a genomic window of Desulfobacterales bacterium:
- a CDS encoding zinc ribbon domain-containing protein: MPIYEYNCEHCSHKFDKLVMSANDQVKCPLCQGAVKKLMSTFSVGHDDKLGGNLPPGVGGSKMCSNC, translated from the coding sequence ATGCCGATTTACGAATATAACTGCGAGCACTGCAGCCATAAATTTGATAAGCTGGTGATGAGCGCTAATGATCAGGTGAAATGTCCCCTTTGTCAGGGAGCCGTGAAAAAACTGATGTCAACCTTTTCGGTTGGTCACGATGATAAATTGGGCGGCAACCTGCCACCGGGGGTTGGGGGATCCAAGATGTGCTCAAATTGTTAG
- a CDS encoding cyclic nucleotide-binding domain-containing protein: MYIKMSDFFMGMGRDFTMEVMDVAEKCSQHEKDILFQEGDPARHFYVLLKGRIKLSLGDRGPTVYIVQQPGEIIGWSGLIGRDTYSASGECVQETNLLKFDRDVFLEILKKYPQNEALLFKRLAEMLGNRLLELYPTIS, encoded by the coding sequence ATGTATATTAAGATGTCTGATTTTTTTATGGGAATGGGCCGGGATTTTACCATGGAGGTTATGGATGTTGCCGAAAAATGTTCCCAGCATGAAAAAGATATACTGTTTCAGGAAGGCGATCCGGCCAGACATTTTTATGTGCTTCTCAAAGGGCGGATAAAGCTCAGTCTGGGCGACAGAGGGCCGACGGTATATATAGTTCAGCAGCCGGGGGAAATCATCGGCTGGTCGGGTCTAATCGGCAGAGATACCTATTCCGCCAGCGGCGAATGCGTGCAAGAAACAAACTTGCTCAAATTTGACCGCGATGTGTTTCTTGAAATTCTCAAAAAATATCCCCAGAACGAGGCCCTGCTGTTTAAGCGCCTGGCGGAGATGCTGGGCAATCGTCTGCTCGAACTGTATCCCACAATATCTTGA
- a CDS encoding serine hydroxymethyltransferase → MYVKEINEIEKLIQKQAQWRNRCINLIASENIVSERVRAQAGSDFAHRYAEGHPGERYYRGTSYIDEIENQLTTNLKILFACSHAEVRPISGTNANEAVFSRFVNPGDVVMVNSTPAGGHISHHREGSLGKFTKNIIDIPLTADGYHLDLEKTIYLIEKARPKIIVLGKSLFLFPEPVQELYEACQHNGTRIMYDAAHVLGLIAGKQFQRPLREGAFLMTASTHKTYYGSQRGLILSNMEDEEWRKIDRGAFPGSSSNHHLDTLAQMAISTYEMMEFGEQYAVDTIKNAKALAAALDRFGFDVQAKEFGYTESHQVAVNVREFRGGERVSKNLEINDIIINMNMLPHEPLKAHDHPDGIRIGVQEMTRFGMGVAEMERIAELMKECIMDRKPVKEEVNRFRSEYRRVKYSYDKPQPKQLKVLEGKRLEN, encoded by the coding sequence ATGTATGTAAAGGAGATCAATGAAATCGAAAAACTGATCCAGAAACAGGCCCAATGGCGCAATCGATGCATCAACCTAATTGCCAGTGAAAATATCGTCAGCGAGCGTGTTCGCGCTCAGGCCGGATCCGATTTTGCGCACCGCTATGCCGAAGGCCACCCGGGCGAACGCTATTACCGGGGCACGTCTTATATCGACGAGATCGAAAATCAGTTGACCACCAATTTAAAAATCCTTTTTGCATGCAGTCACGCTGAAGTCAGACCCATTAGCGGCACCAATGCCAACGAGGCGGTTTTCAGTCGCTTTGTCAATCCCGGTGATGTCGTAATGGTGAACTCCACACCGGCTGGTGGCCATATCAGTCATCATCGAGAGGGCTCACTTGGAAAGTTCACTAAAAATATTATTGACATTCCCCTAACTGCGGACGGGTACCATCTTGACCTTGAAAAAACAATATACCTGATCGAAAAAGCCAGACCCAAAATTATTGTCCTGGGCAAGAGCCTGTTTTTGTTTCCAGAGCCTGTGCAGGAGCTTTATGAAGCTTGCCAGCATAATGGTACGCGGATTATGTATGATGCGGCCCATGTGCTGGGTCTTATTGCCGGCAAACAATTTCAGCGGCCCTTGAGAGAGGGCGCCTTTCTGATGACCGCCAGCACTCATAAAACCTATTATGGCAGCCAGCGCGGTCTGATCCTAAGCAATATGGAAGATGAAGAATGGCGTAAAATTGATAGAGGTGCCTTCCCCGGGTCATCCAGTAATCACCACCTGGATACACTGGCCCAAATGGCCATCAGCACCTATGAAATGATGGAATTTGGTGAACAATACGCTGTGGATACCATTAAAAATGCCAAAGCGCTGGCAGCTGCCCTGGATCGCTTTGGTTTTGATGTTCAGGCCAAGGAATTCGGGTATACCGAAAGTCATCAGGTGGCAGTGAATGTGCGCGAATTTCGCGGAGGTGAACGGGTATCAAAAAACCTGGAAATTAATGATATTATTATCAATATGAATATGCTTCCCCATGAGCCTCTTAAGGCGCATGACCATCCGGACGGCATTCGAATCGGTGTTCAGGAAATGACCCGCTTCGGCATGGGTGTGGCGGAAATGGAACGCATTGCCGAATTGATGAAGGAATGCATTATGGATCGCAAGCCGGTTAAGGAAGAGGTAAACCGTTTCCGATCTGAATACCGGCGCGTTAAGTACAGCTATGATAAGCCCCAGCCCAAGCAACTGAAGGTATTAGAAGGTAAGCGCTTAGAAAATTAA
- a CDS encoding MFS transporter, producing MSRRWIIFILATSHFFLSQFYRTSNAVIAPELIRDLSLNTEELGLLSASFFYGFALTQIPISVLLDKVGPRWMMTVLSLMGVVGAVLFSIADSLGFGLIGRVLLGVGMACNLMGTFKLLTEWFEPLVFATLTGLVASIGTFGNMVAATPLVVLVDQFGWRLSFQLIAGINLILTLTLFLVVRDRPEHSSSHTVSSAAAISLAQAFSNLALLLKNKSYWIISYATLVRYGTFAAFQALWAGPFLIEVMGYSAIRTGNLILLMNVGLIIGSPLWGALSDRVFKSRKGLIVFCLLMMAAISLALTTFSAKTGLLLIATVFFMFGLAASGGMLMYPHIKDLMPQEMAGAAMTGINFFNMLGPAIFLQGLGTLMQHLYPDASRGPAAFDASFLLCLVCLVSVTILYVFTREKNKGHS from the coding sequence ATGTCTCGACGCTGGATCATATTTATACTGGCCACATCCCATTTTTTCCTGTCCCAGTTTTACCGGACATCAAACGCGGTGATTGCCCCGGAGCTGATCCGGGACCTATCCCTGAACACAGAGGAACTGGGATTATTGTCGGCTTCATTTTTTTATGGGTTTGCCTTAACGCAAATTCCGATCAGCGTGCTTCTGGATAAAGTGGGCCCCAGATGGATGATGACGGTTCTCTCTTTAATGGGTGTGGTGGGCGCCGTATTGTTTTCCATTGCCGATTCTTTGGGCTTTGGCTTAATTGGGCGGGTCCTGCTGGGGGTCGGCATGGCCTGCAATTTAATGGGCACATTTAAACTGTTAACCGAATGGTTTGAACCCCTGGTATTTGCCACCTTAACAGGCCTGGTGGCTTCAATTGGAACGTTTGGCAACATGGTTGCCGCTACGCCGCTGGTCGTACTGGTAGATCAATTCGGGTGGCGCCTCAGCTTCCAGCTGATTGCCGGAATTAATTTAATCTTAACATTGACACTATTTTTGGTCGTGCGCGATCGGCCTGAACACTCCTCAAGTCACACGGTAAGCAGCGCAGCAGCGATCAGTCTGGCTCAGGCGTTTTCCAATCTGGCCCTGCTCCTAAAAAACAAAAGCTACTGGATCATCTCATACGCCACGTTGGTTCGCTACGGGACCTTTGCCGCTTTTCAGGCGTTGTGGGCCGGGCCGTTTTTGATCGAAGTCATGGGCTATTCAGCCATCCGAACGGGTAACCTGATATTGCTGATGAATGTGGGCCTGATTATTGGAAGTCCATTATGGGGAGCGCTGTCGGACAGGGTATTCAAATCGCGCAAAGGACTAATTGTTTTTTGCCTGCTGATGATGGCAGCTATTTCACTGGCACTGACGACCTTTTCTGCAAAAACCGGGCTGTTATTGATAGCGACCGTTTTCTTTATGTTTGGGCTGGCGGCATCCGGCGGAATGTTGATGTATCCGCATATCAAAGACCTGATGCCGCAGGAAATGGCAGGGGCCGCCATGACCGGCATTAATTTTTTTAACATGCTGGGCCCGGCGATTTTTTTGCAAGGGTTGGGGACTTTAATGCAGCATCTGTACCCGGATGCCTCGCGCGGCCCGGCGGCCTTCGATGCGTCGTTTTTGTTATGCCTTGTTTGTCTGGTAAGTGTGACAATACTTTACGTTTTCACAAGGGAAAAAAATAAGGGCCATTCATAA
- a CDS encoding PA2779 family protein, which yields MKHFRSSVKPIGCFMAIFMLMLSGPLQSAMAAMVGTEAAIDIQRAQEARDYLQSILAREDVKNMLLSQGVDPQEAKNRIDSLTDEEATRAADQLQELPAGGTGFFTLLLIALLIVFLVLLATDIAGYTDIFPFVK from the coding sequence ATGAAGCACTTTCGCTCCAGTGTTAAACCGATCGGATGTTTTATGGCTATTTTCATGCTAATGCTCTCCGGCCCGTTGCAATCCGCTATGGCGGCCATGGTTGGGACCGAGGCGGCCATTGATATCCAGCGCGCTCAAGAAGCCCGTGACTATCTTCAAAGCATTCTGGCGCGTGAAGATGTGAAAAACATGTTGCTATCACAGGGTGTTGATCCCCAGGAGGCTAAAAACCGTATTGACAGCCTTACAGATGAAGAGGCGACCCGGGCAGCCGATCAATTGCAGGAGCTTCCCGCCGGTGGCACGGGTTTTTTCACATTGCTTTTGATTGCGCTGCTCATTGTTTTTCTGGTCCTGTTAGCGACAGATATTGCCGGATACACCGATATTTTTCCATTTGTAAAATAA
- a CDS encoding alpha/beta fold hydrolase, with the protein MMKALSITFIFLVLTLPAGSCCYADTGAASLHAGLNLKVPSSTANTLNIDSGTQAAKNGSVRWFNRQRDTELKGVALIIHGLNCRPDKMKAIIDVLNTSGIDCLNLSLRGHGINFAPIDNKSPDEARMVAFKSVSYPLWKTEAYNAYQMAKKRSILYGEPMFLIGFSMGGLLGIDMMASNPNVKFDKMVLLAPAIAMLQRNYLIQVFSPFPSLVIPSVGHKSYLANDGTPMAAYNALFDMHAHFEDHLDPQKINIPSIVFIDAEDELVSYASMQEMVQKHDLDQWTVHPVTKDKTATEVDMHHLIIDAVSVGSHMWQEMVDAIIVHLSSEQPKFNQENQPD; encoded by the coding sequence ATGATGAAAGCCCTATCGATCACCTTCATCTTTTTGGTTTTAACTTTGCCAGCCGGCAGCTGCTGTTATGCTGATACGGGTGCTGCTAGTCTGCATGCCGGATTAAATTTAAAGGTCCCTTCATCAACTGCGAATACGCTAAATATTGATAGTGGAACGCAAGCGGCAAAGAATGGCTCGGTGCGCTGGTTTAACAGGCAGCGCGATACCGAGCTAAAAGGGGTGGCACTGATTATTCATGGCCTCAACTGTCGCCCGGATAAAATGAAAGCCATTATCGACGTATTAAACACCAGCGGAATCGATTGTTTGAATCTGTCGTTGCGCGGTCACGGCATCAATTTTGCGCCGATTGATAATAAAAGTCCGGATGAGGCCCGCATGGTTGCATTCAAATCGGTATCATACCCGCTGTGGAAGACCGAAGCGTATAACGCCTATCAGATGGCGAAGAAAAGAAGCATATTATACGGGGAACCCATGTTTTTAATTGGCTTTTCGATGGGCGGGCTGCTGGGCATCGATATGATGGCATCAAACCCAAATGTAAAATTTGACAAAATGGTGCTGCTAGCCCCGGCAATAGCTATGCTGCAGAGAAATTATCTGATACAAGTTTTTTCGCCTTTTCCGAGTCTCGTTATACCCAGCGTCGGGCATAAATCCTATCTCGCCAATGACGGCACGCCCATGGCGGCTTACAATGCGCTGTTTGACATGCATGCCCATTTTGAAGATCATCTGGATCCCCAAAAAATAAATATCCCCTCCATCGTCTTTATCGATGCAGAGGATGAACTGGTTTCATATGCCAGTATGCAGGAAATGGTCCAGAAACATGATCTTGATCAATGGACGGTTCATCCAGTTACAAAAGATAAGACCGCAACCGAGGTCGACATGCACCACCTCATTATTGATGCGGTTTCCGTCGGCAGTCATATGTGGCAGGAAATGGTGGACGCTATCATTGTCCATCTTTCAAGCGAACAACCCAAATTTAATCAAGAAAATCAGCCAGATTGA
- the sppA gene encoding signal peptide peptidase SppA has translation MRKLIVLFAAMAVLLFLGCQGAKIRLFSSAADPLQEYTLEGTATGKVLVIHIRGTISDAPRRRIVTTRPSMLQEVVSHLRKAEKDPEIKALLLKINSPGGSATASDILYHEIVAFKQKTGAKVVVAMMNVAASGGYYISLPADYILAHPTTVTGSVGVVFLRPDVAGLMNKIGIGVEVRKTGRNKDMGSPFRQATEEEIQIVQNLIDRLGERFLDLIDAHRRIDSQHLEQISTARIFLADDALKLGLIDRVGYLPDAVHEAKRLAELPENAKVVVYRRTEFPDDNLYNTSTSRYEGQGMSIVSLDLPESLTSYQAGFYYLWQPGAMGD, from the coding sequence ATGCGAAAACTTATCGTCTTGTTTGCGGCTATGGCGGTGCTGCTATTTCTCGGCTGCCAGGGGGCTAAGATAAGGCTTTTTTCCAGCGCTGCTGATCCCCTGCAGGAATACACCTTGGAGGGCACTGCCACAGGTAAAGTGCTCGTCATTCATATCAGAGGCACGATATCCGATGCGCCCCGGCGGCGAATTGTGACGACGCGGCCAAGCATGCTGCAAGAAGTGGTATCGCACCTGCGCAAAGCCGAAAAAGACCCGGAAATCAAAGCCCTGCTTTTGAAGATCAATTCACCCGGAGGGTCGGCTACCGCCAGTGACATCTTGTACCATGAAATTGTCGCTTTCAAACAAAAGACTGGGGCAAAAGTAGTGGTCGCGATGATGAATGTCGCCGCCTCGGGCGGCTATTACATATCGCTTCCCGCTGATTATATTCTGGCGCATCCAACAACGGTGACCGGTTCAGTGGGCGTTGTCTTTTTACGACCGGATGTGGCCGGGCTGATGAATAAAATCGGCATTGGGGTTGAGGTGCGCAAAACGGGAAGAAACAAAGATATGGGGTCGCCTTTTCGGCAGGCGACCGAGGAAGAAATACAAATTGTTCAAAACCTGATTGATCGCTTGGGAGAACGATTTTTAGATCTGATTGATGCGCATCGCCGGATCGATTCCCAGCACTTAGAACAGATATCGACAGCCCGTATTTTCTTAGCCGATGATGCTTTGAAGCTGGGTCTGATTGACCGGGTAGGCTATCTCCCGGACGCGGTCCACGAGGCCAAACGTCTGGCTGAACTGCCGGAAAATGCCAAAGTGGTCGTTTATCGCCGCACCGAATTTCCGGACGACAACCTGTACAATACATCTACCTCACGTTATGAAGGCCAGGGCATGTCAATCGTATCCCTTGATCTCCCTGAATCCCTGACATCCTATCAGGCGGGCTTTTATTACCTGTGGCAGCCCGGCGCGATGGGAGATTAA